The following are encoded together in the Streptomyces sp. NBC_00358 genome:
- a CDS encoding PaaI family thioesterase, with amino-acid sequence MGEQHTPKFPQGVIDEYAALGVDLPALFSAGHLGNRMGVQIIEASSDRVVGTMPVEGNTQPYGLLHGGASAVLAETIGSVGAMLHGGITKIAVGVDLNCTHHRGVRSGLVTGVATPVHRGRTSATYEIAITDEDGKRVCSARLTCILKDAPQS; translated from the coding sequence ATGGGCGAACAGCACACCCCGAAGTTCCCGCAAGGGGTCATCGACGAGTACGCCGCGCTCGGCGTCGACCTGCCCGCCCTCTTCTCCGCGGGCCACCTCGGCAACCGCATGGGCGTCCAGATCATCGAGGCCTCCTCGGACCGCGTCGTCGGCACCATGCCCGTAGAAGGCAACACCCAGCCCTACGGCCTGCTCCACGGCGGAGCCTCCGCCGTGCTCGCCGAGACCATCGGGTCCGTCGGCGCCATGCTCCACGGCGGCATCACCAAGATCGCCGTCGGCGTCGACCTGAACTGCACCCACCACCGCGGCGTCCGCTCCGGCCTCGTCACCGGCGTGGCCACACCCGTCCACCGCGGCCGCACCTCGGCGACGTACGAGATCGCCATCACCGACGAGGACGGCAAGCGCGTGTGCAGCGCGCGGCTCACCTGCATCCTCAAGGACGCGCCCCAGAGCTGA
- a CDS encoding FdhF/YdeP family oxidoreductase — protein sequence MASKPPKSDPVQDTPQVAEPRRAAAGLPAIGHTLRIAQQQMGVRRTALTLLRVNQKDGFDCPGCAWPEPEHRHTAEFCENGAKAVAEEATLRRVTPDFFAAHTVSDLAGRSGYWLGQQGRLTHPMYLPEGADHYEPIAWERAFEIVAEELAALGSPDEALFYTSGRTSNEAAFLYQLFARELGTNNLPDCSNMCHESSGSALSETIGIGKGSVLLDDLYQADLIIVAGQNPGTNHPRMLSALEKAKANGAKIITVNPLPEAGMERFKNPQTPRGMVQGAALTDLFLQIRLGGDQALFRLLNKLILDTEGAVDEAFIAEHTHGFEDFAQAARAADWDETLTATGLTRDRIDEALSMVLASERTIVCWAMGLTQHKHSVPTIREVVNFLLLRGNIGRTGAGVCPVRGHSNVQGDRTMGIFERPAPAFLDALEKEFGFKPPREHGYDVVRAIRALRDGDAKVFFAMGGNFVSASPDTEVTEAAMRRARLTVHVSTKLNRSHVVTGARALILPTLGRTERDLQGGGEQFVTVEDSMGMVHASRGRLEPASPHLLSEPAIVARLARKALGERSTTPWEEFEKDYASIRDRIARVIPGFQDFNARVADPAGFTLPHAPRDERRFPTATGKANFTAAPVEYPELPAGRLLLQTLRSHDQYNTTIYGLDDRYRGIKNGRRVVLVNPEDARELHVADGSYVDLVGEWKDGVERRAPGFRVVHYPTARGCAAAYYPETNVLVPLDATADTSNTPASKSVVVRLEQSTAD from the coding sequence ATGGCCAGCAAGCCGCCGAAAAGCGATCCGGTCCAGGACACGCCACAGGTAGCCGAACCCAGGCGCGCGGCGGCCGGGCTCCCCGCCATCGGACACACCCTGCGCATCGCCCAGCAGCAGATGGGCGTGCGCCGCACCGCGCTCACCCTCCTGCGCGTCAACCAGAAGGACGGCTTCGACTGCCCGGGCTGCGCCTGGCCCGAGCCGGAGCACAGGCACACCGCGGAGTTCTGCGAGAACGGCGCGAAGGCGGTCGCCGAGGAGGCCACCCTGCGCCGGGTCACCCCGGACTTCTTCGCCGCGCACACCGTCTCCGACCTCGCCGGACGCAGCGGCTACTGGCTCGGCCAGCAGGGCCGCCTCACCCACCCCATGTACCTCCCCGAGGGCGCCGACCACTACGAGCCCATCGCCTGGGAGCGCGCCTTCGAGATCGTCGCCGAGGAACTCGCCGCGCTCGGCTCCCCCGACGAGGCCCTCTTCTACACCTCGGGCCGCACCAGCAACGAGGCCGCGTTCCTCTACCAGCTGTTCGCCCGCGAGCTCGGCACGAACAACCTGCCCGACTGCTCGAACATGTGCCACGAGTCCTCGGGTTCCGCCCTCTCCGAGACCATAGGCATCGGCAAGGGCAGCGTCCTGCTCGACGACCTCTACCAGGCGGACCTGATCATCGTCGCCGGGCAGAACCCCGGCACGAACCACCCCCGCATGCTCTCGGCCCTGGAGAAGGCCAAGGCGAACGGCGCGAAGATCATCACGGTCAACCCGCTGCCCGAAGCGGGCATGGAGCGCTTCAAGAACCCGCAGACGCCCCGGGGCATGGTCCAGGGCGCCGCGCTCACCGACCTCTTCCTGCAGATCCGCCTCGGCGGCGACCAGGCGCTCTTCCGCCTGCTGAACAAGCTGATCCTCGACACCGAGGGCGCCGTCGACGAGGCGTTCATCGCCGAACACACCCACGGATTCGAGGACTTCGCCCAGGCCGCCCGCGCCGCCGACTGGGACGAGACCCTCACCGCCACCGGCCTCACCCGCGACCGGATCGACGAGGCCCTGAGCATGGTCCTCGCCTCCGAGCGCACCATCGTGTGCTGGGCGATGGGCCTCACCCAGCACAAGCACTCCGTGCCGACCATCCGCGAAGTCGTCAACTTCCTGCTGCTGCGCGGCAACATCGGCCGCACCGGCGCGGGCGTCTGCCCGGTCCGCGGCCACTCGAACGTCCAGGGCGACCGCACCATGGGCATCTTCGAACGCCCCGCCCCCGCCTTCCTCGACGCCCTGGAGAAGGAGTTCGGCTTCAAGCCGCCCCGCGAACACGGCTACGACGTCGTACGGGCCATCCGCGCCCTGCGCGACGGCGACGCGAAGGTCTTCTTCGCCATGGGCGGGAACTTCGTCTCCGCCTCCCCCGACACCGAGGTCACCGAGGCGGCCATGCGGCGCGCCCGGCTGACCGTGCACGTCTCCACCAAGCTGAACCGCTCGCACGTCGTCACCGGCGCGCGGGCCCTCATCCTGCCCACCCTCGGACGCACCGAGCGCGACCTCCAGGGCGGCGGCGAGCAGTTCGTGACCGTCGAGGACTCCATGGGCATGGTGCACGCCTCACGCGGCCGCCTGGAACCCGCGAGCCCCCACCTGCTGTCCGAGCCCGCCATCGTGGCCCGCCTCGCCCGCAAGGCCCTCGGCGAGCGCAGCACCACGCCCTGGGAGGAGTTCGAGAAGGACTACGCGAGCATCCGCGACCGCATCGCCCGCGTGATCCCCGGCTTCCAGGACTTCAACGCGCGCGTGGCCGACCCGGCCGGCTTCACCCTCCCGCACGCCCCCCGCGACGAACGCCGCTTCCCCACGGCCACCGGCAAGGCGAACTTCACCGCCGCGCCCGTCGAGTACCCCGAACTCCCCGCCGGCCGCCTGCTCCTGCAGACCCTGCGCTCCCACGACCAGTACAACACCACCATCTACGGACTCGACGACCGGTACCGGGGCATAAAGAACGGCCGCCGGGTCGTCCTCGTCAACCCCGAGGACGCCCGCGAGCTGCACGTCGCCGACGGCTCGTACGTCGACCTCGTCGGCGAGTGGAAGGACGGCGTGGAACGGCGCGCGCCCGGCTTCCGCGTCGTGCACTACCCCACCGCCCGGGGCTGCGCGGCCGCGTACTACCCGGAGACCAACGTCCTGGTCCCGCTCGACGCGACCGCCGACACCAGCAACACCCCCGCGAGCAAGTCCGTGGTCGTCCGTCTGGAACAATCGACAGCCGACTGA
- the polA gene encoding DNA polymerase I — protein MADTASKKTENTAGTGRPRLMLMDGHSLAYRAFFALPAENFTTATGQPTNAIYGFASMLANTLRDESPTHFAVAFDVSRKTWRSEEFTEYKANRSKTPDEFKGQVELIGEVLDAMHAQRFAVDGFEADDIIATLATQAEAEGFDVLIVTGDRDSFQLVSEYTTVLYPTKGVSELTRFTPEKVFEKYGLTPAQYPDFAALRGDPSDNLPGIPGVGEKTAAKWINQFGSFAELVERVDEVKGKAGQNLRDHLEAVKLNRRLTEMVKDVELPRTVADLERAAYDRTALAMVLDTLEIRNPSLRERLLAVDPGAAEAEEARPVAEGVEIDGVVLGEGELKPWLAEHGTAVLGVSTVDSWALGTGSVAEVALAAGEGAAVWFDPSRLDESDENAFAAWLADPGMHKVMHNAKGAMRVFAEHGWTIEGVSMDTALAAYLVKPGRRSFALDALSLEYLGRELGPAAAADGQLAFGTDEQAEADALMAQARTILDLGEAFGEKLQEVGAADLLRDMELPTSSLLARLERHGIAADRAHLEAMEQMFAGAVQQAVKEAHAAAGHEFNLGSPKQLQEVLFGELALPKTKKTKTGYTTDADALAWLASQTENELPVIMLRHREQAKLRVTVEGLIKSIAADGRIHTTYNQTVAATGRLSSTDPNLQNIPVRTDEGRAIRRGFVVGEGFESLMTADYSQIELRVMAHLSEDEGLLEAFTSGEDLHTTVASQVFSVERSAVDAEMRRKIKAMSYGLAYGLSAFGLSQQLNIEAGEARALMDTYFERFGGVRDYLRRAVDEARATGYTATLFGRRRYLPDLNSDNRQRREAAERMALNAPIQGTAADIVKIAMLNVDRALREANLTSRMLLQVHDEIVLEIAPGERARTEELLRHEMASAVQLTVPLDVSVGSGTDWESAAH, from the coding sequence GTGGCAGACACAGCATCGAAGAAGACCGAGAACACCGCAGGCACGGGCCGCCCGCGCCTGATGCTCATGGACGGGCACTCGCTGGCCTACCGCGCGTTCTTCGCGCTGCCCGCGGAGAATTTCACCACCGCGACGGGCCAGCCGACGAACGCCATCTATGGGTTCGCGTCGATGCTGGCGAACACGCTGCGCGACGAGTCGCCCACGCATTTCGCGGTGGCGTTCGACGTCTCGCGCAAGACGTGGCGCTCCGAGGAGTTCACCGAGTACAAGGCGAACAGGTCGAAGACCCCTGACGAGTTCAAGGGGCAGGTCGAGCTGATCGGCGAGGTGCTGGACGCGATGCACGCGCAGCGGTTCGCGGTGGACGGTTTCGAGGCTGACGACATCATCGCGACGCTCGCCACCCAGGCCGAGGCCGAGGGCTTCGACGTGCTGATCGTCACAGGCGACCGTGACTCCTTCCAGTTGGTCTCCGAGTACACGACGGTGCTGTATCCGACGAAGGGTGTCTCCGAGCTGACCCGGTTCACCCCGGAGAAGGTCTTCGAGAAGTACGGGCTGACGCCGGCGCAGTATCCGGACTTCGCGGCGCTGCGCGGCGACCCGTCGGACAACCTGCCGGGCATCCCCGGGGTCGGCGAGAAGACGGCCGCGAAGTGGATCAACCAGTTCGGTTCGTTCGCGGAGCTGGTCGAGCGGGTCGACGAGGTCAAGGGCAAGGCCGGGCAGAACCTGCGCGACCACCTGGAGGCGGTGAAGCTGAACCGCCGTCTCACGGAGATGGTCAAGGACGTCGAGCTGCCCCGGACGGTGGCGGACCTGGAGCGGGCCGCGTACGACCGCACGGCTCTCGCGATGGTCCTGGACACACTGGAGATCCGTAATCCGTCGCTGCGCGAGCGGCTGCTGGCCGTGGACCCGGGGGCGGCGGAGGCCGAGGAGGCGCGGCCCGTCGCGGAGGGCGTCGAGATCGACGGCGTGGTGCTGGGCGAGGGCGAGCTGAAGCCGTGGCTCGCCGAGCACGGCACGGCGGTTCTGGGCGTGTCCACGGTCGACTCCTGGGCGCTGGGCACGGGGTCCGTCGCGGAGGTGGCGCTGGCGGCCGGCGAGGGCGCGGCCGTCTGGTTCGACCCGTCCCGGCTGGACGAGTCCGACGAGAACGCGTTCGCCGCGTGGCTCGCGGACCCCGGGATGCACAAGGTCATGCACAACGCCAAGGGCGCGATGCGGGTCTTCGCCGAGCACGGCTGGACCATCGAGGGTGTGAGCATGGACACCGCCCTCGCCGCCTATCTGGTCAAGCCGGGCCGCCGCTCCTTCGCGCTGGACGCGCTCTCGCTGGAGTACCTCGGCCGGGAGCTCGGACCCGCCGCCGCGGCCGACGGCCAGCTCGCCTTCGGTACGGACGAGCAGGCCGAGGCGGACGCGCTGATGGCGCAGGCCCGCACGATCCTCGACCTGGGCGAGGCGTTCGGGGAGAAGCTCCAGGAGGTCGGCGCGGCGGATCTGCTGCGCGACATGGAGCTGCCCACGTCGAGTCTGCTGGCCCGCCTGGAGCGGCACGGCATCGCGGCGGACCGGGCGCATCTGGAGGCCATGGAGCAGATGTTCGCCGGCGCGGTGCAGCAGGCCGTGAAGGAGGCGCACGCGGCGGCGGGGCACGAGTTCAACCTCGGTTCGCCCAAGCAGCTCCAGGAGGTCCTCTTCGGTGAGCTGGCGCTGCCGAAGACGAAGAAGACCAAGACGGGTTACACGACGGACGCGGACGCGTTGGCCTGGCTCGCCTCGCAGACCGAGAACGAACTGCCCGTGATCATGCTCCGCCACCGTGAGCAGGCCAAGCTGCGCGTCACCGTCGAGGGCCTGATCAAGTCGATCGCCGCGGACGGCCGCATCCACACCACCTACAACCAGACGGTCGCGGCGACGGGCCGCCTGTCGTCGACGGACCCGAACCTGCAGAACATCCCGGTCCGCACGGACGAGGGCCGTGCGATCCGCCGCGGATTCGTGGTCGGTGAGGGCTTCGAGTCCCTGATGACCGCGGACTACAGCCAGATCGAGCTGCGGGTGATGGCCCATCTGTCCGAGGACGAGGGCCTGTTGGAGGCGTTCACCTCCGGCGAGGACCTGCACACCACCGTCGCCTCCCAGGTGTTCTCCGTGGAGCGGTCCGCTGTCGACGCCGAGATGCGCCGCAAGATCAAGGCGATGTCGTACGGCCTGGCCTACGGGCTGTCGGCCTTCGGCCTTTCCCAGCAGCTGAACATCGAGGCGGGCGAGGCCCGTGCGCTGATGGACACGTACTTCGAGCGGTTCGGCGGTGTACGGGACTATCTGCGCCGGGCGGTCGACGAGGCCCGGGCCACGGGGTACACGGCGACGCTCTTCGGGCGGCGCCGCTATCTGCCGGATCTCAACAGCGACAACCGGCAGCGCCGCGAGGCGGCCGAGCGCATGGCTCTCAACGCGCCCATCCAGGGCACGGCCGCCGACATCGTGAAGATCGCGATGCTCAACGTGGACCGGGCGCTGCGCGAGGCGAACCTCACCTCGCGCATGCTGCTCCAGGTCCATGACGAAATCGTCCTGGAGATCGCCCCGGGCGAGCGGGCCAGGACCGAGGAACTGCTGCGCCACGAGATGGCGTCCGCCGTCCAGCTCACCGTCCCGCTGGACGTCTCCGTCGGCTCGGGCACGGACTGGGAGTCGGCGGCCCACTAG
- a CDS encoding DUF4184 family protein: MPFTLSHAAAVLPALRGDGSGRGRLIPAVLVAGSFAPDITYYAASVVPGAMEFGTFTHSFTGVLTVDVLIAWTLVGAWLVLREPLVALLPAGRQGRTARLLRCGVAREPVRARTVLWWFVSAVLGALTHVVWDAFTHHDRWGVRLFPVLGRNFAGSPLYWYAQYGSSAVAAVVIGAFVVLALRRTPPGPAVGVPVLSTADRRLALAVIGGLGLAAAVQRAVRWWAYWRSIAKPWELIPPLCFGGGAGLVLGLGLYVAAVRLWRPAPARPAPAAARTEPSRPAPR; this comes from the coding sequence TTGCCCTTCACTCTCAGTCACGCGGCCGCCGTACTGCCCGCCCTGCGCGGGGACGGAAGCGGTCGCGGCCGGTTGATTCCCGCCGTTCTCGTGGCGGGTTCCTTCGCGCCCGACATCACCTACTACGCGGCGAGCGTGGTGCCCGGGGCCATGGAGTTCGGCACGTTCACCCACTCGTTCACCGGCGTCCTCACCGTCGATGTGCTGATCGCATGGACGCTGGTGGGTGCCTGGCTGGTGCTGCGCGAGCCGCTGGTGGCCCTGCTGCCCGCGGGACGGCAGGGGCGCACGGCACGGCTCCTGCGCTGTGGGGTCGCGCGCGAACCGGTGCGCGCACGGACGGTCCTGTGGTGGTTCGTCTCCGCGGTGCTCGGCGCGCTGACGCATGTGGTGTGGGACGCCTTCACGCATCACGACCGGTGGGGGGTGCGGCTCTTCCCCGTCCTCGGGCGGAACTTCGCCGGCTCACCGCTCTACTGGTACGCCCAGTACGGCAGTTCGGCGGTGGCGGCCGTCGTGATCGGGGCGTTCGTGGTGCTCGCGCTGCGCCGTACGCCGCCCGGTCCGGCCGTCGGTGTGCCCGTCCTGTCCACCGCCGACCGCCGGCTGGCCCTCGCCGTGATCGGCGGCCTCGGGCTGGCCGCCGCGGTGCAGCGGGCGGTGCGCTGGTGGGCGTACTGGAGGTCCATCGCGAAGCCGTGGGAACTCATTCCGCCGCTGTGCTTCGGCGGGGGCGCGGGCCTGGTCCTCGGCCTCGGTCTGTACGTCGCGGCGGTCAGGCTGTGGCGTCCCGCTCCGGCTCGTCCAGCCCCCGCGGCGGCCCGTACGGAGCCGAGCCGTCCGGCTCCGCGCTGA
- a CDS encoding lytic transglycosylase domain-containing protein, producing the protein MAAQFGRRLRKGAATTAVAAVAVAALSASQAPGVSADDHGRQSAGADVGQGANDAGEDGTATGNSRYYTDLPPLQSPNPAPSASAGEGTPAATGSAEAGIPATVLDAYKKAEASLRESKPTCNLPWQLLAAIGKVESGQARGGRVDAAGTTLSPILGPVLDGNGFASIKDTDNGAYDGDSTYDRAVGPMQFIPSTWAWAGRDGNGDGKKDPNNVYDAALAAGHYLCRFDHDLSVQAQMNQAILSYNNSTAYLNTVLSWLEYYRKGTHEVPDGTGTLPSHDSDGTATPSPTPPVPSPPSPPKPGGGDPTSPAPKPTPPATPTPPATPTPPVTPTPPPTTPPATPTPTETVDHLANVGDGKVTATAGDTFAQKIAVRTEDKAGKAVAKVRVRFTIVGDTDATFAGGESVATTVTNWSGMAIAPALAAGEKTGDFTVRVTVVGRVLAGLDYTATVTARQADTLARTADTALTCVPGGEFADQVEVKATYQGATAGKVAATATLIKSADDTGENDKGPYFKDADGKTVRTLTTLVTDADGLLKLPKLYADDTTGTFLLRVTTTGGATLTVELTVAAAAS; encoded by the coding sequence ATGGCGGCGCAATTCGGCAGGCGGCTGCGCAAGGGCGCGGCAACCACCGCTGTGGCCGCGGTCGCGGTCGCGGCCCTGTCCGCCTCGCAGGCCCCGGGAGTGAGTGCCGACGACCACGGCAGACAGTCGGCCGGTGCCGACGTCGGCCAGGGCGCGAACGACGCGGGCGAGGACGGCACCGCGACCGGCAACTCGCGCTACTACACGGACCTTCCGCCGCTGCAGAGCCCGAACCCCGCACCGAGCGCGAGCGCGGGAGAGGGCACGCCCGCCGCAACGGGCTCCGCCGAGGCGGGCATCCCGGCGACCGTGCTCGACGCCTACAAGAAGGCCGAGGCGTCGCTGCGGGAGTCCAAGCCCACCTGCAACCTGCCCTGGCAGCTCCTCGCCGCGATCGGCAAGGTCGAGTCGGGCCAGGCCCGCGGCGGCCGCGTCGACGCGGCGGGCACCACCCTCTCGCCGATCCTCGGCCCGGTCCTCGACGGCAACGGCTTCGCCAGCATCAAGGACACCGACAACGGCGCGTACGACGGCGACAGCACGTACGACCGTGCGGTGGGCCCCATGCAGTTCATCCCCTCCACCTGGGCGTGGGCGGGCCGCGACGGCAACGGTGACGGCAAGAAGGACCCCAACAACGTCTACGACGCGGCGCTGGCCGCCGGGCACTACCTGTGCCGCTTCGACCACGACCTGTCGGTCCAGGCGCAGATGAACCAAGCGATCCTCAGCTACAACAACTCGACGGCGTACCTGAACACCGTCCTGTCGTGGCTGGAGTACTACCGCAAGGGCACGCACGAGGTACCGGACGGCACGGGCACGCTGCCCTCGCACGACAGCGACGGCACGGCCACGCCGAGCCCCACGCCTCCGGTGCCGTCCCCGCCCAGCCCCCCGAAGCCGGGCGGCGGCGACCCGACGAGCCCCGCCCCGAAGCCGACTCCGCCCGCCACCCCGACCCCGCCCGCCACCCCGACCCCGCCGGTCACCCCCACTCCGCCTCCGACGACCCCGCCCGCCACGCCGACGCCCACCGAGACGGTGGACCACCTGGCGAATGTGGGCGACGGGAAGGTCACGGCGACAGCCGGCGACACGTTCGCGCAGAAGATCGCGGTACGGACCGAGGACAAGGCCGGCAAGGCCGTGGCGAAGGTCCGGGTGCGGTTCACCATCGTCGGCGACACCGACGCCACCTTCGCCGGCGGAGAGAGCGTCGCCACGACCGTCACCAACTGGTCCGGCATGGCCATCGCGCCCGCGCTCGCGGCCGGTGAGAAGACGGGCGACTTCACCGTCCGCGTCACCGTCGTGGGCCGCGTCCTGGCCGGACTCGACTACACGGCCACCGTCACCGCCCGCCAGGCCGACACCCTGGCCCGCACCGCCGACACCGCGCTCACCTGTGTGCCGGGCGGCGAGTTCGCCGACCAGGTCGAGGTCAAGGCCACCTACCAGGGCGCCACCGCGGGCAAGGTCGCCGCCACCGCGACCCTGATCAAGTCCGCCGACGACACAGGCGAGAACGACAAGGGCCCCTACTTCAAGGACGCGGACGGCAAGACCGTACGCACCCTCACGACCCTGGTCACCGACGCGGACGGCCTGCTCAAGCTGCCGAAGCTGTACGCCGACGACACCACCGGCACCTTCCTGCTCCGCGTCACCACCACCGGCGGCGCGACACTGACCGTCGAACTGACGGTGGCCGCCGCCGCTTCCTAG
- a CDS encoding SPW_0924 family protein yields the protein MRALIAAATGLVAALALVLTITAMGSPAGHTSPKPLLTTVPKHP from the coding sequence ATGCGTGCCCTCATCGCCGCCGCGACCGGTCTCGTCGCGGCACTCGCGCTGGTCCTGACCATCACGGCCATGGGCTCGCCTGCCGGACACACCTCACCGAAGCCACTGCTCACCACCGTCCCCAAGCACCCCTGA
- a CDS encoding DUF3068 domain-containing protein — protein MRRKTSLILLALAVFFAALSPLLRWYAFPRLAKIPANQYQDMVLEAKDATLLDYGTMKAKKVSEVTVVQTLKGNVEASDRIERTAGRDVVVWDSLSYVQGPDGKMVSKLPERYIFDAHSQEPVHATGESVDGDPVTREGIEFKWPFRTEKRDYEYFDAQTRTSAPIHYKDTRTFRGVKVYYFEQTIPWTKVKFPKVMPVQGVTPESLAKTGTTRWYTTVRRFWVEPVTGAPVYGEEIHKEELRGGTLLGGRDKVTAFSGDVKMREDYIRHTVDLVKSNRTLVLMMTSYLPWGFLLLGAALLSLSLYLEARGRRPGDQAPAPAADPEPVTA, from the coding sequence ATGCGCCGCAAGACAAGCCTGATCCTGCTCGCGCTCGCCGTGTTCTTCGCGGCGCTGTCCCCGCTGCTGCGCTGGTACGCCTTCCCGCGCCTGGCCAAGATCCCCGCGAACCAGTACCAGGACATGGTCCTGGAGGCGAAGGACGCGACCCTCCTCGACTACGGCACCATGAAGGCGAAGAAGGTCTCCGAGGTCACCGTCGTGCAGACCCTCAAGGGCAACGTCGAGGCCTCCGACCGGATCGAGCGGACCGCCGGCCGGGACGTCGTCGTCTGGGACTCCCTCTCCTACGTGCAGGGCCCCGACGGGAAGATGGTCTCCAAGCTCCCCGAGCGCTACATCTTCGACGCGCACAGCCAGGAACCCGTCCACGCCACCGGCGAGTCCGTCGACGGCGACCCCGTCACCCGCGAGGGCATCGAGTTCAAGTGGCCCTTCCGGACCGAGAAGCGGGACTACGAGTACTTCGACGCGCAGACCCGCACCTCGGCACCCATCCACTACAAGGACACCCGGACCTTCCGGGGCGTCAAGGTCTACTACTTCGAGCAGACCATCCCCTGGACGAAGGTGAAGTTCCCCAAGGTCATGCCCGTCCAGGGCGTCACCCCCGAGTCCCTCGCCAAGACCGGCACCACCCGCTGGTACACCACCGTCCGCAGGTTCTGGGTCGAGCCGGTCACCGGAGCACCCGTCTACGGCGAGGAGATCCACAAGGAGGAACTGCGCGGCGGCACACTCCTGGGCGGCCGGGACAAGGTGACCGCCTTCTCCGGGGACGTGAAGATGCGCGAGGACTACATCAGGCACACCGTCGACCTGGTCAAGTCGAACCGCACCCTCGTCCTGATGATGACCTCCTACCTCCCCTGGGGCTTCCTGCTCCTGGGCGCCGCCCTGCTGTCCCTCTCCCTGTACCTGGAGGCCCGCGGACGCAGGCCGGGCGACCAGGCGCCCGCCCCGGCGGCCGACCCCGAGCCCGTCACCGCCTGA